A DNA window from Bombus huntii isolate Logan2020A chromosome 10, iyBomHunt1.1, whole genome shotgun sequence contains the following coding sequences:
- the LOC126870298 gene encoding chymotrypsin inhibitor-like, with translation MSRILFVFLAVMAIFSTSFGQQCGLNEEFKSCGSCEPTCAKPRVTICTMECKIGCQCKDGYLRNGEGTCVLPERC, from the exons ATGTCTCGCATCCTCTTTGTCTTCCTCGCCGTTATGGCTATCTTCTCCA CTTCGTTTGGTCAGCAATGTGGACTGAATGAAGAGTTTAAATCCTGTGGATCGTGCGAGCCCACTTGTGCCAAGCCACGTGTCACCATTTGTACCATG GAATGTAAGATCGGTTGTCAATGTAAGGACGGATACTTGAGAAATGGCGAAGGAACTTGCGTTCTTCCAGAAAGGTGTTAA